One part of the Clarias gariepinus isolate MV-2021 ecotype Netherlands chromosome 24, CGAR_prim_01v2, whole genome shotgun sequence genome encodes these proteins:
- the ppp2r1ba gene encoding protein phosphatase 2, regulatory subunit A, beta a, whose translation MAGADGDDSLYPIAVLIDELRNEDVQLRLNSIKKLSTIALALGVERTRTELLPFLTDTIYDEDEVLLALAEQLGNFTMLVGGPEYVHCLLPPLESLATVEETVVRDKAVESLRKISHEHSPVDLEVHFEPLVKRLASGDWFTSRTSACGLFSVCYPRVSSTVKAEIRQHFRNLCSDDTPMVRRAAASKLGEFAKVLELDYVKSDIISLFTALASDEQDSVRLLAVEACVSIATLLPQEDLESLVMPTLRQAAEDKSWRVRYMVADKFSELQKAVGPEITKNDLVPAFQNLLKDCEAEVRAAAANKVKEFCENLPEDSRETIIMNHILPCVKELVSDTNQHVKSALASVIMGLSTILGKDNTIEHLLPLFLAQLKDECPEVRLNIISNLDCVNEVIGIRQLSQSLLPAIVELAEDAKWRVRLAIIEYMPLLAGQLGVEFFDEKLNSLCMAWLVDHVYAIREAATCNLTKLVEKFGAEWAQNTIIPKVLGMANDPNYLHRMTTLFCINALSEACGQEITTKHMLPVVLKMSNDQVANVRFNVAKSLQKIGPVLDSNSLQTEVKAVLEKLAADQDIDVKYFAQEAISVLALA comes from the exons TTGCGGCTGAATAGCATTAAGAAACTCTCCACTATTGCCCTGGCATTAGGTGTGGAGAGGACGCGCACTGAACTGCTCCCTTTCTTGACAG ATACTATCTATGATGAGGACGAAGTGCTCCTCGCCCTCGCCGAGCAGTTGGGAAACTTCACCATGCTGGTCGGAGGCCCTGAATACGTCCACTGTCTCCTT CCACCTCTGGAGAGCCTGGCCACAGTGGAGGAGACCGTGGTGCGGGACAAAGCTGTCGAATCGCTGCGAAAGATTTCCCATGAGCACTCTCCCGTGGACCTGGAGGTGCACTTCGAGCCCCTGGTTAAACGCCTGGCCAGCGGTGACTGGTTCACCTCACGCACTTCAGCTTGCGGTCTCTTCAGTGTCTGCTACCCACGGGTCTCCAGCACCGTCAAAGCTGAGATTCGCCA GCACTTCCGTAACCTTTGCTCTGACGATACGCCCATGGTCCGTCGTGCTGCCGCGTCTAAGCTGGGCGAGTTTGCCAAGGTGTTGGAGCTAGATTACGTCAAGAGCGACATCATCTCTCTCTTCACTGCGCTGGCTTCTGATGAGCAG GACTCGGTGCGTCTCCTGGCTGTGGAGGCCTGTGTGAGTATCGCAACATTGCTTCCCCAGGAGGACCTGGAGTCTCTAGTCATGCCCACCTTGCGCCAGGCTGCCGAGGACAAGTCCTGGAGGGTGCGGTACATGGTGGCCGACAAGTTCTCTGAG TTACAAAAAGCAGTTGGTCCAGAAATCACAAAGAACGACCTTGTGCCGGCCTTCCAGAACCTTCTCAAAGACTGTGAGGCTGAAGTGCGTGCCGCTGCCGCCAATAAGGTCAAAG AATTCTGCGAGAATTTACCGGAAGACAGCCGAGAGACCATCATCATGAATCATATTCTTCCCTGCGTCAAG GAGCTGGTTTCAGACACGAATCAGCACGTCAAATCGGCCCTGGCCTCCGTGATCATGGGCCTGTCGACCATTCTGGGCAAGGACAACACCATCGAGCACCTGCTTCCTCTCTTCCTCGCCCAGCTCAAAGATGAG TGTCCAGAAGTGCGTCTGAACATAATCTCTAATCTGGACTGTGTGAATGAGGTCATTGGGATCCGACAGCTCTCCCAGTCTCTCCTCCCCGCTATTGTAGAGCTAGCAGAGGATGCCAAGTGGAGGGTGCGGCTGGCCATCATTGAATACATGCCACTTCTAGCTGGCCAGCTG GGTGTGGAGTTCTTCGACGAGAAACTGAATTCCCTGTGCATGGCGTGGTTGGTCGACCACG TATACGCCATCCGAGAGGCAGCCACCTGCAACCTGACGAAGCTGGTGGAGAAGTTTGGAGCAGAGTGGGCTCAGAACACCATCATACCTAAAGTCCTGGGAATGGCCAACGACCCCAACTACCTGCACCGTATGACCACGCTCTTCTGCATCAAC GCTCTGTCGGAGGCGTGCGGCCAGGAGATCACCACCAAGCACATGCTCCCCGTCGTCCTGAAAATGTCCAACGATCAGGTGGCTAACGTCCGCTTCAATGTCGCCAAATCTCTACAGAAGATCGGTCCCGTCCTGGACAGCAA CTCTCTGCAGACTGAGGTGAAAGCTGTGCTAGAGAAATTGGCTGCAGATCAAGATATCGACGTCAAATACTTTGCCCAAGAGGCAATCAGTG TTCTCGCCCTGGCCTAA